A window of Mucilaginibacter sp. PAMC 26640 contains these coding sequences:
- a CDS encoding ferredoxin, with protein sequence MENHHHTELINKLLACVAACENCATACLNEDEVKPMVRCISLDKDCADLCSLAARLLQRNSELAHQFLVLCEEICRMCAAECGLHEHEHCQKCAAACFECAEACHADHQPITQD encoded by the coding sequence ATGGAAAATCACCATCACACCGAATTGATCAACAAATTACTCGCCTGCGTGGCGGCCTGCGAAAATTGCGCAACGGCATGTTTGAACGAAGACGAAGTAAAGCCGATGGTGCGCTGCATCAGCCTTGACAAGGATTGTGCCGACCTTTGCAGCCTTGCAGCAAGGTTATTGCAGCGTAATTCTGAATTGGCTCATCAATTCCTGGTGTTGTGTGAAGAAATTTGCCGCATGTGTGCTGCTGAATGCGGCTTGCATGAGCACGAACATTGCCAAAAATGCGCTGCTGCATGTTTTGAATGTGCCGAAGCATGCCATGCGGATCACCAGCCTATTACACAGGATTAA
- a CDS encoding pseudouridine synthase: protein MIDVVLKKGKEKAVLHRHPWVFSGAIDKLKGKPANGAVIRLLNSQDAFLAYGFYNDQSRVAVRLLEWDESFAVDEAWFRQKVQTAVAGRAHILADGSTDTCRLIFSESDYLPGLIVDKYAGHLAVQVLTSGIQNALPVIIDELNNLLQPISIFDKSDATSRAHEGLETTNVLLAGSQPPELVMVKENGIAYGINIAEGQKSGFYCDQRDNRKVLATYAKGKKVLDCFSYTGGFTLNSFLAGAASVTSVDSSALAIETLAENIRLNGFEGTVHNAIKSDVNVQLRKFRDEGEKFDIIVLDPPKYAPSRSALDRASRAYKDLNRLGMQLLNSGGLLATFSCSGAMDMETFKQVLAWAALDAGKQVQFIHQFHQPEDHPVRASFPEGEYLKGLLCRVW, encoded by the coding sequence ATGATTGACGTGGTATTAAAGAAGGGAAAAGAGAAGGCAGTGCTGCACAGGCACCCTTGGGTGTTTTCCGGTGCGATTGATAAATTAAAAGGCAAACCGGCAAACGGAGCGGTAATTCGATTGCTAAACAGCCAGGATGCTTTCCTGGCTTACGGCTTTTATAACGATCAATCGCGTGTTGCAGTGCGATTGCTGGAGTGGGACGAAAGCTTTGCAGTTGACGAAGCCTGGTTTCGGCAAAAAGTGCAGACGGCAGTTGCCGGTCGCGCACATATTCTGGCCGATGGCAGTACCGATACCTGCCGGTTGATCTTCAGCGAGTCGGACTACCTGCCCGGGTTGATCGTAGACAAATACGCCGGTCATTTAGCGGTGCAGGTGCTTACCTCCGGCATCCAGAATGCGCTGCCGGTGATTATCGATGAGCTCAACAATTTGCTTCAACCAATAAGCATATTTGACAAAAGCGATGCTACCTCCCGCGCCCATGAAGGTTTAGAAACCACCAACGTTTTATTAGCCGGTAGCCAGCCACCCGAATTGGTGATGGTAAAAGAAAATGGCATTGCCTACGGAATCAACATCGCCGAGGGCCAAAAATCCGGATTTTACTGCGATCAGCGGGATAACCGGAAAGTGCTGGCAACCTACGCCAAAGGCAAAAAAGTACTGGATTGCTTTAGCTATACCGGTGGTTTTACACTCAATAGTTTTCTGGCAGGTGCAGCATCCGTAACCAGTGTTGACAGCTCGGCACTAGCCATTGAAACGCTGGCTGAGAATATCCGGTTAAATGGTTTTGAGGGAACGGTACACAACGCAATCAAATCCGACGTAAACGTACAATTGCGTAAGTTTAGAGATGAGGGGGAGAAATTTGATATCATCGTGCTGGATCCGCCAAAGTACGCACCATCAAGGTCAGCGCTTGATCGAGCCTCCCGTGCCTATAAAGATTTGAACAGACTGGGTATGCAGCTGTTGAATAGTGGCGGCTTATTGGCCACGTTCTCCTGCTCGGGCGCAATGGATATGGAAACCTTTAAACAGGTATTAGCCTGGGCCGCGCTTGATGCCGGTAAACAGGTGCAGTTTATTCATCAGTTTCACCAGCCAGAGGATCACCCGGTGCGGGCATCGTTCCCCGAAGGAGAATATTTAAAAGGCTTATTATGCAGGGTTTGGTAA
- a CDS encoding peptidase M16 has protein sequence MNFNRNFSVTVLAFVVATGSTFAQVKRKANPSPKSKPIPAAQQIRPTLLPVDPEVLIGKLPNGLTYYIRHNEQPKNRAELYLVVKTGSILETDAQQGLAHFTEHMAFNGTRDYPKNALVNYLQKSGVRFGADLNAYTSFDETVYQLPLPTDSAAVFENGFNILANWAGYITFDPAEIDKERGVVLEEARLRGKNAQERLSQQTLPAILNNSKYASRLPIGQENIIKTFDQATIKSFYHDWYRPDLEAVIVVGDFDVKTVETYIKNKFSSLANPVGEKPRTEFSVPPTPGTVVKIATDKEFPYTLAQIVVKHPQSVVKTTGSYMQSLRVNLFNYMMGERLNELLQKPEPPYLYARASYSALIAKQDAFSTVVIAKPGDLENALKTMVAETERARKFGFTLTELERAKQAMLVQIQNAYAEKNKTNSANFVREYSQNFINGAAVPVIDFEYSFIAGNINKISTTEMNALAGQFISDQNRVIIVEAPEKDKDKLPTEKTILSWIATGGANVTAYVDNATTRPLLEKVPERSKVVTETKDDAIGTTTYVLENGLTAILKPTTFKNDQILINGYSLGGTSLASDKDFTSANLAAPIISNSGIADFNQGMLDKLLAGKNVTVNPYISDVAQGISANTSPRDFETTMQMIYLYFTQPRKDEDIWKGNISQTKSILSTRGLDPGSVYQDTVSAALANNNFRSMVTTLPNLNAATLDKAYSFYKDRFADASGFTFTFVGNFDPEVIKPYIESYLGALPSTHKKETYKDLGIHPADGQLTKTVYKGIDDKSTVQLVFSGKYEYSEANNLQMDALEEVMNIKLTERLREQESGVYSPGVRISYAKIPSGRYSVNVYFSCASANVDKLIASTMDEISKLKLNGAQPADIQKFVAEEARSTQVQLKENVFWAGYLGSASQNGTNPDDVLSHVSHLDQITVQSTKETAAKYLNTSNLIKLILMPEKK, from the coding sequence ATGAACTTCAACAGAAATTTTTCTGTAACCGTACTGGCATTCGTGGTTGCTACTGGCAGCACTTTTGCGCAGGTTAAAAGAAAAGCCAACCCATCACCAAAAAGCAAACCAATTCCGGCAGCGCAGCAGATCCGCCCAACTTTACTCCCGGTAGATCCTGAGGTACTAATCGGCAAACTTCCAAACGGATTAACTTATTACATCCGCCATAACGAGCAGCCAAAAAATCGCGCCGAACTTTACCTGGTTGTAAAAACCGGCTCGATACTGGAAACCGATGCACAGCAGGGCCTGGCGCATTTCACCGAGCATATGGCCTTTAACGGCACCCGCGATTATCCAAAGAACGCACTGGTGAACTACCTGCAAAAATCGGGCGTTCGTTTTGGTGCGGATTTAAATGCATACACCTCTTTTGATGAAACCGTTTACCAACTGCCTTTACCTACCGATAGTGCCGCGGTTTTCGAAAATGGTTTTAACATATTGGCTAACTGGGCCGGTTACATCACATTTGACCCGGCTGAAATTGATAAGGAGCGTGGCGTAGTGCTGGAAGAAGCCCGGTTGCGCGGCAAAAACGCCCAGGAACGCCTAAGCCAGCAAACCTTACCAGCTATCCTGAATAATTCTAAATACGCATCGCGCCTGCCTATCGGCCAGGAAAATATCATCAAAACCTTCGATCAGGCTACGATAAAAAGCTTTTACCATGACTGGTACCGGCCAGATCTGGAAGCCGTTATCGTAGTGGGCGACTTTGATGTAAAAACAGTTGAGACCTACATCAAAAACAAGTTCTCATCGCTGGCCAACCCGGTGGGTGAAAAACCGCGTACCGAATTCAGCGTACCACCAACCCCCGGTACAGTTGTTAAAATAGCCACTGATAAAGAATTCCCCTATACGCTGGCGCAAATTGTTGTGAAGCATCCGCAGTCGGTAGTAAAAACAACCGGCAGTTACATGCAGAGCCTGCGGGTTAACCTGTTTAACTACATGATGGGCGAGCGGCTTAACGAGTTGCTGCAGAAGCCGGAGCCGCCATACCTGTATGCAAGGGCTAGCTATTCCGCACTAATTGCTAAGCAGGATGCCTTCTCAACGGTAGTGATTGCCAAGCCGGGCGATTTGGAAAATGCACTTAAAACAATGGTTGCCGAAACAGAACGCGCCCGTAAGTTCGGATTTACCTTAACCGAGCTGGAACGCGCAAAACAGGCTATGCTGGTGCAAATTCAAAACGCCTATGCGGAAAAGAACAAAACCAACTCGGCCAATTTTGTAAGAGAGTACAGCCAGAACTTTATTAACGGCGCAGCCGTACCCGTGATAGATTTTGAGTATAGCTTTATCGCTGGCAATATCAATAAGATCTCTACCACCGAGATGAATGCGCTGGCCGGTCAGTTTATCAGCGATCAAAACCGGGTGATCATTGTTGAAGCACCCGAAAAGGATAAGGACAAACTGCCCACCGAAAAAACAATATTGAGCTGGATAGCTACCGGTGGCGCAAATGTTACCGCTTATGTAGATAACGCAACTACCCGCCCGCTATTGGAAAAAGTGCCCGAGCGCTCAAAAGTTGTAACCGAAACAAAGGATGATGCCATTGGCACCACTACTTATGTTTTAGAGAACGGCCTTACCGCTATTTTAAAACCAACTACCTTTAAAAACGATCAAATACTGATCAATGGCTACAGCCTGGGTGGGACTTCGCTGGCCAGTGATAAAGATTTCACCTCGGCCAATTTAGCTGCACCTATCATCAGCAACAGCGGTATTGCCGATTTTAACCAAGGCATGCTGGATAAGCTGCTTGCCGGTAAAAATGTAACGGTTAATCCATATATCAGCGATGTGGCTCAGGGGATAAGCGCAAACACTTCACCGCGCGATTTTGAAACCACCATGCAAATGATTTACCTGTATTTTACCCAGCCCCGCAAAGATGAGGACATCTGGAAAGGTAATATCAGCCAAACCAAATCTATCCTGTCAACCCGTGGGCTGGATCCGGGCAGTGTTTACCAGGATACGGTTTCAGCAGCTCTGGCAAATAACAATTTCAGATCGATGGTAACCACCTTACCAAATCTTAACGCAGCAACTTTAGACAAAGCCTACAGCTTTTACAAGGACAGGTTTGCAGATGCGAGCGGGTTCACGTTTACCTTCGTGGGCAATTTCGACCCGGAGGTGATCAAACCATACATTGAATCTTACCTGGGCGCATTGCCATCTACCCATAAAAAGGAAACTTATAAGGATCTGGGCATCCACCCGGCCGATGGGCAGCTAACCAAAACTGTTTATAAAGGCATTGATGATAAAAGCACCGTGCAGTTGGTTTTTAGCGGTAAGTACGAATACAGTGAGGCCAATAACCTGCAAATGGACGCACTGGAAGAGGTGATGAACATTAAACTTACTGAACGGCTTCGCGAACAGGAAAGTGGCGTTTACTCGCCGGGCGTCAGGATTAGCTATGCTAAGATCCCATCCGGCAGGTATTCTGTAAACGTTTATTTCAGTTGCGCCAGCGCTAACGTAGATAAACTGATCGCCTCCACCATGGACGAAATAAGCAAGCTTAAATTGAACGGTGCACAACCGGCAGATATCCAAAAGTTTGTTGCCGAAGAAGCGCGTTCAACCCAGGTGCAGCTGAAAGAAAATGTATTCTGGGCGGGTTACCTTGGGTCGGCATCGCAAAATGGCACCAATCCCGATGATGTACTGAGCCACGTAAGTCACCTGGATCAGATCACCGTTCAAAGCACAAAAGAAACTGCCGCCAAATATTTAAACACCAGCAACCTTATTAAACTTATATTGATGCCGGAGAAAAAATAA
- a CDS encoding transcriptional regulator (transcriptional repressor of asnA which codes for aspartate-ammonia ligase), producing MPHRKPQNLEIDNLDIQILSILMKNATTPYTEIAKELIVSGGTIHVRMKKLEELGVIKGASLEVNPQKLGYDVTAFLGIFLEKGSQYNEAVKQLKMVPEIVELHYTTGSWSIFAKIVCHDTNHLREVLNEQIQSVKGIQRTETFISLEESIKRQITLE from the coding sequence CTCACAGGAAACCCCAAAATTTAGAAATTGACAATCTTGACATCCAGATTCTGTCGATTTTGATGAAAAATGCAACAACTCCTTACACGGAGATCGCAAAAGAGTTGATCGTTTCCGGCGGAACTATCCACGTAAGGATGAAAAAGCTGGAAGAGCTGGGTGTAATTAAGGGTGCAAGCCTGGAAGTTAACCCGCAAAAGCTTGGTTATGACGTTACTGCCTTTTTGGGGATCTTCCTGGAAAAGGGATCACAATATAATGAAGCGGTTAAACAGCTGAAGATGGTGCCCGAAATTGTTGAGTTGCATTATACCACCGGCAGCTGGAGCATCTTCGCTAAAATTGTTTGCCACGATACCAATCACCTGCGCGAAGTGTTAAACGAGCAGATCCAGAGCGTAAAGGGGATTCAGCGCACCGAAACGTTCATATCCCTGGAAGAAAGCATCAAAAGGCAGATCACTTTGGAATAA